The following coding sequences lie in one Candidatus Neptunochlamydia sp. REUL1 genomic window:
- a CDS encoding IS5 family transposase, which translates to MQQVEMICLEDLVPESHNYRKFAKIWSFSFVEKRLRKLEKDNPHKGYGLLRIFKCLLLQFLENCSDRELERFIQENTAARWFCGFNLRDNTPDHTVFCQLRKKIGTNILSKIFADLRDQLKDQGLMSEVFTFVDATHLIAKANLWEERDKAIAEKYEKLNNENISQFSADVQAKIGCKGKNKYWYGYKQHTSVDMQTGLINKVAITPANITDASGFKHVCPSQGASYMDKGYCINPAPRIAKAKGVHLGAIKKNNMKGKNKDQDRWYSSVRAPHERVFSQIEKRVRYRGIAKNQFSSFMQAICYNLKRLAVLDPPNLCLS; encoded by the coding sequence ATGCAACAAGTTGAGATGATTTGCTTAGAAGACTTGGTTCCAGAAAGCCACAATTACCGTAAATTTGCCAAGATTTGGTCATTTAGTTTTGTGGAGAAAAGACTCAGAAAACTGGAGAAGGACAATCCCCATAAAGGGTATGGCTTGCTGCGGATATTCAAGTGTTTATTGCTGCAGTTTCTGGAGAACTGCAGCGATAGAGAATTAGAACGCTTTATCCAAGAAAACACTGCAGCTCGATGGTTTTGTGGGTTTAACCTGAGAGACAATACCCCAGATCACACAGTCTTTTGTCAGCTTAGAAAAAAAATAGGGACCAATATCTTGTCCAAGATCTTTGCTGATCTAAGAGATCAGCTAAAAGATCAAGGACTTATGAGTGAAGTTTTTACCTTTGTAGATGCAACCCATTTAATTGCTAAAGCGAATTTATGGGAGGAAAGAGATAAGGCGATTGCAGAAAAATACGAGAAACTGAACAACGAAAACATCTCACAATTTTCTGCAGACGTTCAAGCAAAGATTGGTTGTAAAGGGAAGAATAAATACTGGTATGGTTATAAGCAGCATACCAGTGTAGACATGCAGACAGGTCTTATCAATAAGGTTGCGATTACTCCGGCTAATATCACAGATGCCTCAGGTTTCAAACACGTCTGTCCCTCTCAGGGGGCTAGCTATATGGACAAGGGCTATTGTATAAATCCCGCCCCCAGAATAGCTAAGGCAAAGGGGGTACATCTAGGCGCTATCAAAAAGAATAACATGAAGGGCAAAAATAAAGATCAGGATCGGTGGTACAGTTCCGTGAGGGCCCCTCATGAGCGGGTCTTTTCGCAAATAGAGAAACGAGTGCGGTACCGAGGAATCGCGAAAAATCAGTTTTCAAGTTTTATGCAAGCTATTTGTTACAATCTGAAGAGGCTCGCGGTTCTAGATCCCCCAAATTTGTGTCTCTCCTAG
- a CDS encoding transposase, with amino-acid sequence MKKFDEEFKANAVRLVREERMKIKDVAHDLGIGKSTLSYWLGLNRKGELIKAASQKKEDEDMRKLRKENRILKEERDILKKAMGIFSSMSKADTEL; translated from the coding sequence ATGAAGAAATTTGACGAAGAATTCAAAGCCAATGCAGTTCGTTTAGTCAGAGAAGAAAGGATGAAAATCAAAGACGTGGCACATGATTTAGGAATTGGTAAATCAACGCTTAGCTACTGGTTAGGACTCAATCGAAAGGGAGAGCTTATCAAAGCGGCAAGTCAAAAAAAAGAAGATGAAGATATGAGAAAACTCAGAAAAGAGAATCGCATCTTAAAAGAGGAAAGAGACATCCTAAAAAAAGCCATGGGCATCTTCTCATCAATGTCAAAAGCAGATACAGAATTATGA
- a CDS encoding DUF4135 domain-containing protein, with translation MAEASSGPTGSQPVSGAQSSDNQSHIERILEAIASPTLRVSTKRPQGDSLFPSFFEEVKGHIKQDCSEIVRTFFPECLGLEVLSKIKMEIAGDETHFGGKKSLFLTFTVADKEIRLVYKPRSLIPDQILENVLHEVCQKELRPMLDCGDHGYDSRLQGIEIPVSKFTSEMRNKVNQAHMSTVDLVTVLHHMGFEDTHNENFILDGHGNLHFIDPEIFCTKIAVDMEGIYKGVKGLLKRDTSFQERVDSITSACVAAKKELMENCPTRVIFCDTATYITGTPNPILGDPKIKIGKTVLATENIPNGFDGLHKAYLGKFLAENGFIKVPKKNQSFDVIVATIKAAFQEDDALEKIKEEVDKSFELRKEMGCANEVPAFRFHLKAQYIQCPLTKQCLLLRKPEERGES, from the coding sequence GCGCAATCATCAGATAATCAATCACATATAGAACGCATTTTAGAGGCAATAGCTTCTCCAACTCTTAGAGTGTCTACAAAAAGACCCCAAGGCGATTCTTTATTTCCCTCTTTTTTCGAAGAGGTAAAAGGGCATATAAAACAAGATTGTAGTGAAATCGTTCGTACCTTTTTTCCAGAATGCCTTGGATTAGAGGTTTTGAGTAAAATTAAAATGGAAATCGCAGGAGATGAAACACATTTTGGCGGTAAAAAATCTTTATTTTTAACATTCACAGTAGCTGACAAAGAAATTCGATTGGTATATAAACCTCGCAGCTTAATTCCGGATCAAATTTTAGAAAACGTACTTCACGAAGTTTGTCAGAAAGAGCTTAGGCCTATGCTAGATTGCGGTGACCACGGCTATGACTCCCGTTTACAAGGGATTGAAATACCTGTGTCGAAATTTACTTCAGAAATGCGAAACAAGGTGAATCAAGCACATATGAGTACTGTAGATTTAGTGACAGTATTGCATCACATGGGTTTTGAAGATACTCATAATGAAAATTTTATATTGGATGGACATGGGAACTTACACTTTATAGACCCAGAGATATTTTGTACAAAAATAGCAGTAGACATGGAAGGTATATACAAAGGAGTAAAGGGACTCTTAAAAAGGGATACTAGTTTTCAAGAGCGGGTGGATTCAATAACTTCTGCATGCGTAGCTGCTAAAAAAGAATTAATGGAAAACTGTCCAACTAGAGTTATTTTTTGCGATACAGCGACTTATATTACCGGAACTCCAAACCCTATTTTAGGCGATCCAAAGATCAAGATTGGTAAAACAGTATTGGCTACAGAAAATATACCGAATGGATTCGATGGCTTACATAAAGCCTATCTGGGAAAGTTTTTAGCAGAAAACGGCTTTATTAAAGTTCCAAAGAAAAACCAAAGCTTCGATGTTATTGTTGCTACAATCAAAGCTGCTTTTCAAGAAGATGATGCGTTAGAAAAGATCAAAGAAGAAGTAGACAAATCTTTTGAACTTAGAAAAGAAATGGGATGCGCTAATGAGGTCCCAGCTTTTCGTTTTCATTTAAAAGCACAGTATATACAATGTCCGCTAACAAAGCAGTGCTTGCTGCTTAGAAAACCAGAAGAAAGAGGTGAGTCATGA